Proteins from a genomic interval of Acidimicrobiales bacterium:
- a CDS encoding response regulator transcription factor — MAANITVLVVDDDEAFIDRLARALEGHQAMTVRAARPVLGEAEDAVLASQPDVVLVAEQLADASGLELLRRLGGRTSARLALVSTHADEALAVAAIEAGAAGYLVKESSAEDLESAVHDLAFGAAALPVRLIPSLVGRLAPERLRTPVTLTARELEVLQLVARGATNASIAKELAISVNTVRNHLQAILVKLGAHTKAEAVVRATQLAILPRASA; from the coding sequence GTGGCCGCGAACATCACCGTCCTCGTCGTCGACGACGACGAGGCCTTCATCGACCGCCTGGCTCGGGCCCTCGAAGGCCACCAAGCGATGACGGTGCGCGCGGCGCGCCCGGTGCTCGGCGAGGCGGAGGACGCCGTGCTCGCGAGCCAGCCCGATGTCGTCCTCGTCGCCGAGCAGCTCGCCGACGCGAGCGGCCTCGAGCTGCTCCGCCGTCTCGGCGGGAGGACCTCGGCGCGCCTTGCCCTCGTGAGCACGCACGCCGACGAGGCGCTCGCCGTCGCGGCGATCGAGGCAGGCGCAGCCGGCTACCTCGTCAAGGAGTCATCGGCCGAGGACCTCGAGAGCGCCGTCCACGACCTCGCCTTCGGCGCAGCGGCCCTCCCGGTGCGCCTCATCCCGTCGCTCGTGGGGCGCCTCGCACCGGAACGACTCCGCACCCCCGTCACGCTCACCGCTCGCGAGCTCGAGGTGCTGCAGCTCGTCGCGCGCGGCGCCACGAACGCGTCGATCGCGAAGGAGCTCGCCATCAGCGTGAACACCGTGCGCAACCACCTGCAGGCGATCCTCGTCAAGCTCGGCGCGCACACCAAGGCGGAGGCGGTCGTGCGAGCCACGCAGCTCGCCATCCTGCCGAGAGCGAGCGCGTAG
- a CDS encoding PQQ-binding-like beta-propeller repeat protein: MRARPVSFACTALAVACTLPLSAAAPASPGASLVARQPAWTTYGGDPARLGLQPISPPLLPLRARWRSPHLDGAIYGEPLIFAGQVFVATERDVVYSLDASDGRILWQHDLGTPVPAGALPCGDIAPSLGVTSTMVIDARLRRLFVSAATLQGGTVRHVLAAFTLEGHRLFQRDLDRPGWDAAAQLQRAGLSLDDGRVLVGFGGNYGDCGRYRGYLLGVPETGRGPILSFAVPTRREGGIWAPGGVAVDPAGHVYVATGNGSSTTRFDGGDAVFELSSTLRPLSWFAPRDFAVDNASDADLGSTSPVLVGPDRVFIVGKEARAYLLDRQHLGGIGGALDALDVCFAIGSSAVLGRRVYVPCPGGSLSAVTVGARSLALAWRSRVEGAGSPTIAGGVVWTLTGSRLVGLSPRSGRVVASVPTIATERLAAPSAGEGLLVVAGFGRVEAFGPPRA, from the coding sequence ATGCGGGCACGACCGGTCTCGTTCGCCTGCACCGCCCTCGCCGTCGCGTGCACGCTGCCCCTCTCGGCCGCGGCACCCGCGTCGCCCGGCGCGTCGCTCGTCGCGCGCCAGCCTGCGTGGACCACCTACGGCGGCGACCCCGCCCGCCTCGGGCTCCAGCCGATCAGCCCGCCCCTCCTGCCACTGCGGGCGCGCTGGCGCAGCCCCCACCTGGACGGCGCCATCTACGGCGAGCCGCTCATCTTCGCCGGCCAGGTCTTCGTCGCAACCGAGCGCGACGTCGTCTACAGCCTCGACGCGAGCGACGGGCGCATCCTGTGGCAGCACGACCTCGGGACGCCGGTCCCCGCAGGCGCGCTCCCCTGCGGCGACATCGCGCCGAGCCTCGGCGTGACGTCCACGATGGTCATCGACGCCCGCCTGCGGCGCCTCTTCGTCTCGGCCGCCACGCTGCAGGGCGGCACGGTCCGCCACGTGCTCGCGGCCTTCACCCTCGAGGGCCACCGCCTGTTCCAGCGCGACCTCGATCGCCCCGGCTGGGATGCTGCCGCCCAGCTGCAGCGGGCCGGGCTGTCCCTGGACGACGGGCGGGTGCTCGTCGGCTTCGGAGGCAACTACGGAGACTGCGGCCGCTACCGCGGCTACCTCCTCGGGGTACCCGAGACCGGCCGGGGGCCGATCCTCTCGTTCGCCGTGCCCACGCGGCGAGAGGGTGGCATCTGGGCGCCCGGCGGGGTCGCCGTCGATCCCGCGGGCCACGTCTACGTCGCCACGGGCAACGGGAGCTCGACGACGCGCTTCGACGGCGGCGATGCCGTGTTCGAGCTCTCCTCGACGCTTCGTCCCCTCTCGTGGTTCGCGCCTCGGGACTTCGCTGTCGACAACGCGAGCGACGCCGACCTCGGCTCGACCTCCCCGGTGCTCGTCGGGCCGGACCGGGTGTTCATCGTCGGCAAGGAGGCGCGTGCCTACCTCCTCGACCGCCAGCACCTCGGCGGCATCGGCGGCGCCCTCGACGCGCTCGACGTGTGCTTTGCCATCGGCAGCAGCGCGGTCCTCGGCCGGCGCGTGTACGTGCCTTGCCCTGGGGGCTCGCTGAGCGCCGTCACCGTCGGGGCCCGATCCCTCGCGCTCGCGTGGCGCAGCCGAGTCGAGGGCGCCGGGTCGCCCACGATCGCTGGCGGCGTCGTCTGGACCCTCACCGGGTCCCGGCTCGTCGGGCTCAGCCCGAGGAGCGGACGGGTCGTCGCCTCGGTGCCAACGATCGCAACCGAGCGCCTCGCGGCCCCGAGCGCCGGCGAGGGGCTCCTCGTCGTCGCCGGATTCGGCCGCGTCGAGGCCTTCGGGCCGCCGCGCGCCTAG
- a CDS encoding MDR family oxidoreductase, whose protein sequence is MGGFAALLAPESEALPARIAELTLEELEDDDVTVAIEWSSLNYKDALAVTGRGRIVRKTPMVCGIDLAGRVASSRDGALQTGELVAVTGCGLGEDHFGGYAAYARVPAAWCVPLPPGIDAYAAMALGTAGVTAMLAILALERNGSGADALDGLPLLVTGASGGVGSLAIVLAARLGYQVLASTGRLGEAAYLRSLGAHDILAREELAGSPPRPLEHVRFGAAIDVVGGRTLAHVLAATRPGGTVAACGLAGGADLPTSVHPFILRGVTLAGINSVHLEPELRRSVWARLARDMPLDLLDRITTRAHLADVPRLAQELLAGQVRGRVVVAPEPPAS, encoded by the coding sequence GTGGGAGGCTTCGCAGCGCTGCTCGCGCCGGAGTCGGAGGCGCTGCCGGCGAGGATCGCCGAGCTCACCCTCGAGGAGCTCGAGGACGACGACGTCACGGTCGCGATCGAGTGGTCGAGCCTGAACTACAAGGACGCGCTCGCCGTGACCGGCAGGGGTCGCATCGTCCGGAAGACGCCGATGGTCTGCGGCATCGACCTCGCCGGCCGCGTCGCGTCGAGCCGCGACGGGGCGCTGCAGACCGGCGAGCTCGTGGCGGTGACGGGCTGCGGGCTCGGGGAGGACCACTTCGGCGGGTACGCGGCCTACGCGCGCGTTCCGGCGGCGTGGTGCGTGCCCCTGCCGCCGGGGATCGACGCCTACGCGGCGATGGCGCTCGGGACGGCAGGCGTGACCGCCATGCTCGCCATCCTCGCGCTCGAGCGGAACGGCTCGGGTGCCGACGCGCTCGACGGCCTCCCCCTGCTCGTCACCGGTGCGTCCGGCGGCGTCGGCTCGCTCGCCATCGTGCTGGCCGCGCGCCTCGGCTACCAGGTCCTCGCCTCGACGGGGCGACTCGGCGAGGCCGCCTACCTGCGGAGCCTCGGTGCTCACGACATCCTGGCGCGCGAGGAGCTCGCCGGGTCGCCGCCCCGGCCGCTCGAGCATGTCCGCTTCGGGGCGGCGATCGACGTGGTCGGCGGGCGCACCCTCGCCCACGTCCTCGCAGCGACCCGGCCCGGGGGGACGGTCGCCGCCTGCGGGCTGGCTGGAGGCGCGGACCTCCCGACGTCGGTGCACCCGTTCATCCTCCGGGGGGTCACCCTGGCGGGCATCAACTCCGTCCACCTCGAGCCGGAGCTCCGCCGATCGGTGTGGGCTCGCCTCGCTCGGGACATGCCACTCGACCTGCTCGATCGCATCACGACGCGGGCGCACCTCGCCGACGTGCCGCGCCTCGCGCAGGAGCTCCTCGCGGGGCAGGTGCGCGGCCGCGTCGTCGTCGCGCCCGAGCCGCCGGCGTCGTGA
- the orn gene encoding oligoribonuclease, translating into MLIWMDLEMTGLDPRRHVIVEIATLATDDDLSILAEGPDLVVKASPEQLAEMDDVVRAMHASSGLLDAIASSQVTLEQAGAATLEFIKRYAPVPGRVPLCGNSIGVDRRFLSYHLPEIDQYLHYRSIDVSTVKELCKRWYPALYRKAPRKAGAHRALDDIRESVAELAFYRDNLFRVPTASAQPAGEGASPAS; encoded by the coding sequence GTGCTGATCTGGATGGATCTCGAGATGACGGGGCTCGACCCGAGGCGCCACGTCATCGTCGAGATCGCCACGCTCGCCACCGACGATGACCTGTCGATCCTCGCCGAGGGTCCGGACCTCGTCGTCAAGGCGTCACCGGAGCAGCTGGCCGAGATGGACGACGTCGTGCGCGCCATGCACGCCTCGTCCGGCCTGCTCGACGCGATCGCGTCGTCGCAGGTCACCCTCGAGCAAGCCGGCGCGGCGACGCTCGAGTTCATCAAGCGCTACGCGCCGGTGCCCGGGCGGGTGCCGCTGTGCGGCAACTCGATCGGCGTGGACCGGCGCTTCCTCAGCTACCACCTGCCCGAGATCGACCAGTACCTCCACTACCGGTCGATCGACGTGTCGACGGTGAAGGAGCTGTGCAAGCGGTGGTATCCCGCCCTCTACCGGAAGGCGCCGCGCAAGGCGGGGGCCCATCGCGCGCTCGACGACATCCGCGAGAGCGTCGCAGAGCTCGCCTTCTACCGTGACAACCTCTTCCGCGTCCCGACCGCCTCGGCCCAGCCGGCAGGCGAGGGCGCCAGCCCGGCGAGCTGA
- the dut gene encoding dUTP diphosphatase, producing the protein MREVGMVLSGGAFGPPAYQHDGDAGADLLAREGALLAPAGGRSVVPTGVALEIPEGCAGLVLPRSGLAARHGVTCLNAPGLIDSGYRGEIQVVLVNTDPTEAYEVRPGDRIAQLLIVPYVTACFVARTSLAATSRGQGGLGHTGR; encoded by the coding sequence GTGCGCGAGGTGGGCATGGTCCTCTCCGGCGGCGCCTTCGGGCCGCCTGCCTACCAGCATGACGGTGACGCCGGCGCCGACCTCCTGGCGCGCGAGGGCGCGCTCCTCGCTCCGGCGGGCGGCAGGTCGGTTGTCCCGACCGGTGTCGCGCTCGAGATCCCGGAGGGGTGCGCGGGCCTCGTCCTGCCGCGCAGCGGCCTCGCCGCGCGCCACGGCGTGACGTGCCTGAACGCCCCCGGCCTCATCGACAGCGGGTACCGAGGGGAGATCCAGGTCGTACTGGTGAACACCGATCCGACCGAGGCCTACGAGGTCCGCCCGGGCGACCGGATCGCCCAGCTGCTCATCGTCCCCTACGTCACGGCGTGCTTCGTGGCGCGGACCTCGCTCGCGGCGACGAGCCGTGGGCAGGGAGGCCTCGGCCACACGGGGCGGTGA